The window TTCTCCTGAATGTGCTGTCATAATGAAGAGATgtctaagaatttttttctgattagaaCTGGTAGACAGTATGTTGAatactgatataaaaataaatgaaaaagaactggAACCAGATTCAGAAGCATGAAAACATTTTCACAATTTAACAAACAAACTATATTAAACAagatttaaaggaaattaaagcagAACTCTGAGAAGTACAATTTGTTATAGTATAGTATCAAATTTCTATATAGATTTTATACCTCAGTGGGGAAAAATAACTGATTCCAACAACATTCATTCTGTTTTCATCTATGATagtcatggattttttttttcccttggagtgCTGAAATTCAGCTGAAAAAAGTGGCTCTTTGAATGTAGTTTTAATTGCTTTCtacagtttgtttttgtttttttttttggtttgtgggCTGTtggaattataatttttaattgccTTCAAAAAATGGGGTTTTAAAGTGGTGTCTGGTCTTACTGAACAAGTTAGATAGCTCAGCTGTTCGTGGGTCAACTGGCTTACAGGCTTTCCTCACACAAACACAACTTTCTAATTCGAGTTTCAACTTCCTAACTTGATTCAACTGATTATGCTTTACACCCAAGATTCATACTACTGTAGTACAGATTCGTTTTCACAGCAATAAATCTTCTGTTCTTTGTTTATGATTCCAGTCAACAAAAGGCCTGCAGAAGTGATTTATAATTTGGGTATTTGGAGATGGTATGTTTGATGGTCTTTTTGAGAACTTTTTTCACTTCATGTTCTGACGTGCTTCATTGTCAGGTGCATATTTAGATTGGGTTCTTGAGTCGTAATGTTgatctgctgtttttttttttttctttttaacaaaatctgactgaaaatgttaaaaaaaaccacTTGGCATCTGGGGTTGatacatttcattcattcatttaaagacAATTATTGACCTCCTTATGTGCACTGGGTTTGTATCAGTGTAGATCAGGTCCCTGCCTTTGATAAGCTTACATTCTTGTTTATTAAGCGATTAAAGCTTAATAAACACACTTGGATAGACAGAAACTTCTTTGACCTGCAAAGAGCATTTTCGAAAACCTAATAGCTAACATTATATtaatacttaatggtgaaattgAAAGCTTGTCCCATAAACTCAGAAACAAGGCAAAAATGTGTGTTCTTACCACTCCTATTCAATATTGTATTGGAAGTGTTAGTGCAatcacacaaagaaaagaaataaatggcatCTACATTGACAGAAGTATATTGTTTTTCACTGACTATGAAATGATAATCTATATAGAAAATTCAATGAAATCTACAAAAAAGGCTACTAGAATTAATAAGTGAGTGTAAACTATTAATAAACATAAACTTCAATGAAACAGAGTTAGGCAACCAGAAAGGAAACTTTCTTGCTCTGCCACGGTAGTAGAGCCCAGCAACAAGATAAGCTCCTCTTCTGTCCTGGCAAGCACTCAGCCCATGAAAGACCATGGACTCTATTTTCTGTAGCCTTCTCCTTCCCTTGACCGCGTGGGGAGCTGATGTGGGTCATCATGATTGCAGACACTGAATTGCAATTCTAGGCTGATTCTGAataaactccttttttttttttcctggagaaatatctggcagtctATTTGTTTCAAGTCAACCTGAATTTTTCAGGATTTTAAGATCAAAGAATCTTAATCAAAAATATCTTGTATTCTATATACAGGTACTAGTGACAGGTAGAAATTGGTATATTAAAATGCTATTTACAGTagcttcaaaaatattaaatagagaAAACCTTgataaaagatatgaaaaaataaCAGCTATGAGAAATTAAGAattttggagtaggaaattgcaatccacccgagtattcttacctggaaaattccattgacaaagGTAAACCTGATAAAAGATATGGAAGACCTATAGAATGGAAACCAAAAACATAGCTGTGGGACATGAAAggtaaatacatgtatataactTGTTCATGGGTTAGAGACCAGCATTGGTGTGGAGAAagtggaaccctcctacactgttggtggcaatgtaaattggtacaaccactatggagaacagtatggaggttccttaaaaaaactaaaaatagtactACTATATGAttcagcttccttggtggctcggtcAGTAAAGAATGCGCTTGCAAAtgtaggagactgcctgcaatgcaggagatcctaatttgatccttggattgggaagatcccttggagaaggaaatggcaactcactccagttttcttgcctgggaaatcccatggagagaggagcctggtaggctacagtttgtgggattgcaagagttagacacaacttagagactaaaccactAACACCACCGCCATAGGATTCAGCAGTctcactcctgggaatatatccagagaaaaccataaatcGGAAAGATACATGTAACCAATGCtcaatgcagcactatttacaataaccaagacatggaagtagcATAAATGTCCATcgagagaggaatggataaagaagatgtggtacataaacacaatggaatgttactcagccataaataagaacaaaataatgccatttacagaaaCATGGATAGATGTAGAGATTgttatactaaatgaagtcagacagaggcatatcatatgataccactcatatacggaatctaaaaaatggtacaaatgaacttatttacaaaacagtaacagacttacagactttgaaaacttatggttaccaaaggagaaacatGCTGCGggggaagagataaattaggaattttggATTAGtgtgtacacactactatatataaaacaggtaatcaacaaggacctactgtatagcacaaggaactctactcaatactctataataacctacatggaaacgaatctgaaaaagaatggatatatgtatatgtataactgaatcactttggtgtacacctgaaactaacacagcattgtaaatcaactctgtaAGTGttgtaagtgttagttgctcagtcgtgcccgactctttgcgaccccatggactgcagcccaccaagctcctctgtccatgagattttccaggcaagaatactggagtgggttgtcgtttccttctccaaaaaactccaatataaaataaagaatttaaaaaattgaagtatagaaaTTATTCACAAAATTATATGTTTCAGGTGTAAAAGAGattatccttaatttaaagttattataaaatgttggctataattccttgtgctgtacaatatatccttgtagcttatttatcttatacaaAGAAATTTGTACCCTACcactatcttgcccctccccttttccctctccccactgataaccactacTGTAGTTTGTTCTATGTAttaagagtctgtttctgttgtgttcattcatttttcttttatttttaggcttcacatataaatgataacatatagtatttatctttctctgtcttgacttatttcactaagctaATATCCTCCACATTCACATGCAATgttgaaaatggcaaaatttcattttctttatggctgGGTGGTATTgcattgtatgtgtgtgcatgtgtgtgtgtatcacatcttctttattcattcatctgttgatgggtgcTCATGTCTGCTTCTATATATcgattattgtaaataatgctgctgtgaacatttggggTGCATTAATCTTTTAGAATTagtatttttgcttcctttagaTATACCTGGAGTGAAATTTCTGGATCAGACAGTTTGATAGCTTCTTACAAAGTTAAGCATGCATGTCCCATTTGATAAAGCAATTTCACCCTTAGTTTTTTacccaaaagaaaaaatggatatCCCCAAAAAAgtcttgtacacaaatgtttctAGCATTTACTTCTAATGACCAATGATTGGAAACAGCCTAATGTCCCTCAATAGGTGAATGGGCAAATTCCTCTCTGAGTTGAATCTGTCTTGGGATCTATTGGCTTCATGTACCTGGATGACCGTATCTTTTCTAggttgggaagttttcagctattatttattttttgtaaaatttatttatttattttatttttggctgttgagtcttcattgctgtgcacgggctttctctagttgtggtaggtggaggctactctctagttgtgatgcctgggcttctcattgtgatggcccCGCTTGTTGCGGGgcatgggcttatttgctctgGGGCGTTTGAAATCTTCCCTACTGGGGGTCAAAcaggtgtcccctgcattgcaaggtgaattcttaaccactagacaaccATGAAAGCCCTCGTATGTCTAATATTTGTTTCAATTGATATCCTTTGCCCTGGGTGGTAGTGGTTGGTTAATTTgcctttttatgtttttgaggaATATCCTTCATGTGGCTGTTTCTCTGAAAGAATTCTAAGTTAGGTGAAATGAAGGCAAACCCTCtgttgaaatgttttatttagggAATCCCTAGATATGTCAAAACAAACAGGAAACTTTTGAGAATGAGGTCCGTTCTGTTTCCTCTGGAACCGGGAATCCCTTCTAGGAACATGGCCTGCTATCTTTAAAATGCTTCTGAGCTGAGGCGATCTGGGCAAAGGGGATGTGGTGAAGGTAAGCTAAAATGTCACAAGGTTCTCCTACCAtgttttgtttgcctttttttttgttgttgttgagtattCATTTGGTTGTTGCAAATTTTTGAATATCTTCCAGAATTTTAATAAAGCTGATTCTGATCATTTTTTGCCTgtattttcagtttctctgtAGAGGAGTGTGTTTTTGAAGTTCCCTGCTCTATCATTTTTATTGAGAGATGAGTGGTAAAGCtaaaaaaaactaagagaatTAACACAAAAATTCTCTTTCCCCCTTTGCTGCATAGGGAGATTGATTTTGGTGACAGGCTCACAGTATGCTAATAAAATGTTGATAATATTCCATGTTTTTCTACTGTGAATAAAGAAATTCACAGATATTTCTGAATTTCATATTCTTTAAACTTATAAAATTCTTATACATTACAGAGATGTTTATGTATGCATGGcatatcatataatttaaaaatggatttttgaTAGATTTATTATTGTCTCTAATAAGATCCTttctaggacttttttttttttttttttttaaatattttgaacctATGTGAGAACAAGGCAGTTTAAAACACGAATCTAGCAATAGGGGAACAATTGGTgtaactgtaacccaccagactcttctgtcaatggaattctccaggcaagaatactggagtggattgccatttccttctccagaggatcttctctaccagggatcaaacctgggtctcctatatcgcaggcagattctttaccatctgagccaccaggaaagccctactgtttattcacaaagaagaaaatattaagttATGAGGAATATATGTTTGTATTCATTTGATTAGaaagttataaaattttaagagaattaaaaatatttataaaatgtaatcagtttaaagaaattaaaaccattatatatttatgcatttgaATGCTTATGTATGTTAGAAACTGACCAGTATTAAACTTGTGATTTGTAGGAAAAAGGATTGTGAGAAAGAAAGATGGGAACATTTACCCTTAATTTTACACTTGTATGTATTGTTTGAAAAATTTATGACACCTgtacattattttgtaataaaagcACATATcaaaatgtagttttaaaaactgatagtttcttaaatattaaaaacttaaataactAGTTAGCTTTGTGACTAAAACATTTAAATCTAGTGAGGACTGATCAAGAACTAATTCACTCATCCATTTCCAAAAACTGTTTCTTCACTACCTGCTTACTACTTAGTTAACACGCTGATGCTggggataaaaatgaaaaatagtgtcGTTATCTTCAAAGGGCTTATAGTCTAAGGAAAGAGACGCAAACACATAATAGACTTACCACAAAGCATCTGCAAGTACAATGAGGGAATGTGATCTGGTGTATTCTAGATGCATTATACAGGGACACATAGTTGAACCTGGGGATATTAGAAAGGTTTTTCTGGTGGAAGTGATGTGTGAGTTGAATCTTAATGAAAGATATAAATACACATTCAACATCTAGTAAGTTGCAACAGTAGGATACTTGTGACCTGTTGAGTTTTATACaaaatatttctgttcttttttcagcTAATAAGTTCAGCTGAGTCATTAAAATATTGGGGCTCAATTAAGGCAGAACTGTGATGGATATTTCAAGCTATCTTTAGTAGCTTTCCAAGCACATTTTCTGATTCCTTTTCCTACCTTTTTTTAGATCCCTCTACCCACCTTTGAAGCACAGTACTCTCCAGTTGCCCAGGAGGACTTTCAAAGAGTTAACTTTTGGTCTTCAGGTGAgagttttattctatttttaaactatAGCAATGTTTAAACATTTGTACTTGTAACTATTTAATGGGATGATTTGGACATTGGGAGGTATAAACATAAAGAAACTTTAGTTTTTCTGACCATGTCTACTTCAAATACTTTGGGATGTTCTGTTTGTTTCCACCTGTGGGTATTATCTTGGACAAATATGATAGTTTTTCTGATTACTTTTAGTGTTaatacatggatttttaaaatccaggtaCAATCTGaaaccaaattttaattttttgtacatactaacgcatatatatggaatttagaaagatggtaacgataaccctgtatgcgagacagcacgagagacacagatgtatagaacagtcttttggactctgtgggagagggcgagggtgggatgatatgggagaatggcattgaaacatgtaagttatcatatgtgaaacgaagcaccagtccaggtttgatgcatgaaacaggatgctcggggctggtgcactgggatgacccagagggatgggatggggagggagttgggagcggggttcaggatggggaacacatgtacacccatggcagagtcaagtcaatgtatgacaaaaccaatacaatgtggtaaagtaaaataagtaaacattttaaataaaaaaaattttttttgtacgAATTAAAACTTATTCCTCAAGACAGCCTGACTCAGGCTTCTACTTCTTTTGatctgcttttttcccctctgctctTTCATTTCTCCCTTCCTATGTGTATACTGCCTCTGGTTACTTTAGTTTGAGAGGGGAGAGAAGTAATGGTAGAAAGCCTTCTCCTTTACTGGTATTGTTGTATTACAGGCTTGACAAAAGTTTGtatgttaattttcatttcatggatttgtttatttttttggtgagGAGGGGAGCACCCTAAACTGCAGTTCCCCGATGTGGGCACTACTTCATTGACTGGCTActtatgatttctttcatttctggatTCTAGTGACCCATTCCATGTAGACTAACTTTGGGGATTGCCTTACTTCTCCTAGTAGTACTTTTGGGAGGGATCTCTTTCAAGATGTTTCAAATTTGTTACCTTCTATAAGTTTCAACTAGGCCAAAAAATTCTGTATTTATGATATTATTGGTGAGAATTCAGTTTCCTCCAGTTATAGCCCAGTTCTTTCTACTGTGCTCTCATAGCTAGCTCTTCTAtagtctttacatttttttccctagggATAGAACATGTGTCTCTTAAACTCCAGGGGACAAGGGCAAACCCTCTGAGTGGATCTCTTGATGAAATTTTGATTTTCCTTATGAGGATTGCATACTGACAACTCACCAACAATATTCTTACTCCTAGTTTCAAACAAACTTCTAGCCCTCCCCTTGTACACTATTGATGAAGATGATGAACTAAAAATTGTAACACTGACTTAATAATCTCTTAGTGTATCCAACAGTGATGTGTCGAGTTTTGCCAAAAATTCAGGACAATGGACATCTTATGAGttatgtgtcttttaaaaaatttatatggctgtgccaggtcttagctgtggcacttgggatctttgttgccctgtgctggatctttagttgcagtatgcaggatctagttccctgaccaggtatctaACCTGgatcccttgcattgggagcacagagtcttaaccactggaccaccagggaaatccctgttaTGTGTCCTTTAAACAAAGTGTTAGACATCCATGTAAGCAAATAACCAATTTGATTTGTATCTCTTAAAGTTGTGTGGCCAGAGATTTCACATTGAAAAAGCTGAAATCTTCCTGGAAGcaattattaagaattttaagagtTATTTTTACCATGTGGACAGGTGGTAGTCTCTTCCTTTGGAACCACATTTAGGAAACTAAAAGTGCATCAGAAAATAATCCAATATGTGATGAATCTTGCTGTTCACAAAAGTACCATGATGATTATGAAGAGAACCAAATCTGTTTGGATTGGAAGAAGAAGATTATTTTACCACTTGCAGGAAGAGAGTCATCGAGTTTCACAAAACCTTTTCATGAAGTTTGCATAATTCTCATTCCACAGAGGACCTGATGGAGGGCAAATTTCATGTCCCTATTTCGTAGGCTGTAGATGAGGGGATTTAAGACTGGTGTCACTACAGAGTATATCAGTGTGATGATTTTATGCATAGCAACTGAGTTGCCAGATGTGGGCCTCACATACATCACCATAATGGTTCCATAGAACAGAGATACAACGACTAAGTGGGATCCACAGGTAGAGAAGGCCTTTTGCCGCCCAGATGAAGAAGGAACCCGAAGCACAGCTCTGAGCACCAAGGTATAGGATCCAAGGATGTATGAAATGGTCAGAGTGATGATAAGAGAGCTCACAGAATGGAATACATGCTCTATTATGGGTGAGCTGACACAGGACAATGCCATCAGTGGGTCCACATCACACAGAAAGTGATCAATGATGTTGGGGCCACAGTAGGGTAGTtgagaaataaagagaatagGAACTGAATGTCCTAAGAAACCAGTGAGCCAACAAAGAGACACTAGAATGGCACAGAGCTTCCCAGTCATGATGGTGGGATAGTGCAGTGGACGACAGATGGCAAGGTAGCGATCATAAGCCATGGCACAGAGGAAGAAGCATTCAGTTGTGCCCAGGGAGAAGAAGAAGTAGAACTGAGTGAAGCAACCAGAGAAGGATATGGTTTTGgttttggaaagaaaattgacCAGCATATTGGGGACTGTGCAGGTCACATACCAGACCTCTAGGAAGGAGAAGTTGGCCAGGAACACATACATAGGGGTATGGAGTCGGTGGTCCCACCTCACAGCACAAATGATGGCTATGTTGCCAGTTAGAGTCAAGATGTAGACCAACAGAATCATTGAGAAGAAGATGATCTGCATTTTCCAGGGACCAGGAAAGCCCAACAAGACAAACTGTGTCACAGTAGATATTCCTGACTTATTCATGGTCCCCAGTCTGTGGAAAGAAGACAGATAGACAACTTGCTTTACCGTTAAGGCATTTGAAACTTTTCTTAGGACAGGCAGTTTGATTCACTCAGGATAATGTATCAAATATTCTAAAACATGTCTTGTGTAAATCTTATCCTATTCTGAATAAGCCCTCTGGCCCTGACTCTTTGTAAATGTATAATTCTAGGCTGCTTGAACTTTCTTTGCCAGTGGACCAAATCTGGTAAATTTCATCTTCTTCTCAAATAAAGAAATCTtgaaatagagataaaaattaTTTGTCTATATCtcttttttcagtaaaagcttcATATATATAAGGGCAATTAATGCCATTCAGTTCAAAATGAAAGGACATATAtgctatcatttaaaaatagattgaATCTGACACTTCTTACAGATTTCAGTGATTTTAGCTCTGGCATTATTATTTCagattctctccctctttttcttgaaCTATTTCCATTAGGAGATTTTCTATCACTTTCCCCCTATGatactagaagaaaataaaaaagaatattcaggttataaattatttatatattttgcaatCTCCTATTTAAGACATTTAAATTGTACCATGGCTTATTTACAACTCAGTATTTAAtcctttatttttcacagtgaAAGTCATTATTATTCACCCCATTATGATTAATTTCACATGATAATTTattacaaggcttccctggtggctcagatggttaaaaagtctgcctgcaatgcaggagacccaggttcatttcctgggttgggaagatcccctggagaaaggtatggcaacccatttcagtattcttgcctggaaaatcccatggacgaaggagcttGGGTGaaccacagtctatggggttgcaaagagtcggacgtgactgagtgaccaacccTTAATTTATCTGATTTCATATACACTTAAAATGTATGTCATTAAGGATGAATATTCTTtgcaaggactgatactgaaactggaAGTCctatactctggccacctgatgcaaagaactgactcatttgaaaagaccctgatgctgggaaagattgaaggcaggaggagaagtggatgacagaggatgaggtggttggatggcatcactgactcaatggacatgagtttgactaaactccaggagatggtgatggacggggaggttttgtgtgctgtagtccatggggtcacaaagagtcagacatactgaatgactgaactgaaggatgaaTATAACATATGAGATgtatcacaaaaaataaaaaaattaaagtaatcaAGAGACTTTCTTCTAAAGCTCTTATTGCTGTCACAAGTTCCCCTAAAATTCACTATTTGAAAGATTGTATTTtagtctgtttatttatttatgtaaagatatttatttatttgggtcttagttgtagcatgcaaggtctttagttgcagcatgagaactcttagctgtggcatgtgggggtctagttccctgaccaggggttgaacccaggccccctggatTGGTAGCTCAGAGTCTCAGCCCCTaggccatcaaggaagtcccactTTATTTAAACAATATCTCTCAGTTTTCAAAATAGCAGAAAACAATTGAatcaaagatgttttaaaaataattatttaccaACATTCCAAAATTTGcccttatttcctttagaatatcatcatcaaagaagatatctttttaagaatcaaaaagaactcagaataaaGATCATAATGATGGCTTTAACATAATGAAATCTCTAGACATCTTTTAACAAGatatctttagtttttttgaCTAATAAGAggaaattttccttaaaaataattttggtaaAGTGGTatatgaaagtaaaaatgaagtGGTATATACAGAATATTTATAGTATTCATCTAACataatcaaatagaaaaaaattccttCTATTCAGTGAggctatatatttaatatatatgtctCATTTAAAGATAAGCATATTTATAATGATATAGATGTTGCAGA of the Muntiacus reevesi chromosome 7, mMunRee1.1, whole genome shotgun sequence genome contains:
- the LOC136171982 gene encoding olfactory receptor 11H7; the encoded protein is MNKSGISTVTQFVLLGFPGPWKMQIIFFSMILLVYILTLTGNIAIICAVRWDHRLHTPMYVFLANFSFLEVWYVTCTVPNMLVNFLSKTKTISFSGCFTQFYFFFSLGTTECFFLCAMAYDRYLAICRPLHYPTIMTGKLCAILVSLCWLTGFLGHSVPILFISQLPYCGPNIIDHFLCDVDPLMALSCVSSPIIEHVFHSVSSLIITLTISYILGSYTLVLRAVLRVPSSSGRQKAFSTCGSHLVVVSLFYGTIMVMYVRPTSGNSVAMHKIITLIYSVVTPVLNPLIYSLRNRDMKFALHQVLCGMRIMQTS